From one Streptomyces mobaraensis genomic stretch:
- a CDS encoding LuxR family transcriptional regulator gives MDDSRLTALLEHLPAFWWEADETGQVLERGGGAFTDRDTERRFLDRLRGELPDLGHSQGEGRHRIRFDGRTFEVSRTFEAGRTFEVGHASGVGHTSDVGHTSDVGRLPGESRPRGRTHGLAMEVGTRTEPPRGHAAFADLVDLAPAAAFIRDGDGRYLWANHAYGHLYGTVPDEVVGKYIEDLDEPAEADRFRTLDQEILSRGTPVRHTVGYRRPDGSAGRAVGHRFPVRENAQTCVAGIYVDVTDHLRATVRWQEAEENLQALRDHSGLPCALLSANGRVVEASAAAAELLRLSPHDLVGRRAHTLLAPEPDPDRLLRRWNGLIARRTRRVETSVTLVDAQGLRRRARLHLTTTGHSTTRARHVWAVVTHLSLAHEAHAPLTAAQVRILSLLAEGSSNGDIATSLQLSRQTVDYHLGRLRRLLGAATRPALVARAYVLGILTPCAWPPRSATAAHPLSVV, from the coding sequence GTGGACGATTCCAGGCTCACAGCGCTGCTCGAGCACCTTCCCGCGTTCTGGTGGGAAGCCGACGAGACGGGGCAGGTGCTGGAACGGGGAGGCGGCGCCTTCACCGACAGGGACACGGAACGACGCTTCCTGGACCGGCTGCGCGGGGAACTCCCCGACCTGGGCCACTCGCAGGGGGAGGGGCGCCACCGAATACGGTTCGACGGCCGCACCTTTGAGGTCAGCCGCACGTTTGAGGCCGGCCGCACTTTCGAGGTCGGCCATGCCTCGGGCGTCGGTCACACTTCGGACGTCGGCCACACCTCGGACGTCGGCCGGCTCCCGGGCGAGAGCCGGCCCCGCGGGCGTACGCACGGCCTCGCGATGGAGGTCGGCACCCGCACCGAACCCCCGCGCGGCCACGCGGCCTTCGCCGACCTGGTGGACCTCGCCCCGGCCGCCGCCTTCATACGGGACGGCGACGGACGCTACCTGTGGGCCAACCACGCCTACGGGCACCTCTACGGCACGGTCCCGGACGAGGTCGTCGGCAAGTACATAGAGGACCTCGACGAGCCCGCCGAGGCCGACCGGTTCCGCACCCTCGACCAGGAGATCCTCAGCCGGGGCACGCCGGTGCGCCACACCGTCGGCTACCGGCGCCCGGACGGCAGCGCGGGCCGGGCGGTGGGCCACCGCTTCCCCGTCCGGGAGAACGCGCAGACCTGCGTCGCCGGGATCTACGTGGACGTCACGGACCACCTGCGCGCCACGGTCCGGTGGCAGGAGGCCGAGGAGAACCTGCAGGCCCTGCGCGACCACAGCGGCCTGCCCTGCGCGCTGCTCTCGGCGAACGGGCGCGTGGTCGAGGCGAGCGCGGCGGCGGCCGAACTGCTCCGGCTCAGCCCGCACGACCTGGTCGGCCGCCGCGCGCACACCCTGCTCGCCCCGGAACCCGACCCCGACCGGCTGCTCCGGCGCTGGAACGGCCTGATAGCGCGCCGCACCAGGCGGGTGGAGACCTCCGTGACGCTCGTGGACGCCCAGGGGCTCCGGCGCCGCGCACGGCTCCACCTGACGACGACCGGCCACTCCACCACCCGGGCCCGGCACGTCTGGGCGGTTGTCACCCACCTGAGCCTCGCCCACGAGGCACACGCGCCGCTCACCGCCGCACAGGTCCGCATCCTCTCCCTGCTGGCGGAGGGCAGCAGCAACGGCGACATCGCCACGTCGCTGCAACTGTCCCGGCAGACGGTCGACTACCACCTCGGCCGCCTGCGCCGACTCCTGGGCGCGGCGACCCGCCCGGCCCTCGTCGCCCGCGCCTACGTCCTCGGCATCCTGACCCCGTGCGCCTGGCCGCCGCGCTCCGCCACGGCGGCCCATCCACTCAGCGTGGTCTGA
- a CDS encoding ATP-grasp domain-containing protein yields the protein MHAKGGPPLGHVLSRTAAKAEVHLLALSALPPAVAGSARRLCASVVTPADAHRADLVSLIVARAEAVGADAVLTFSEYAVVAVAEACEALGLAGAGGASALARDKRLMRRTWRQHGLPQPEFRPVDTEADLLAAARALPGPLLLKAAWSAGSTAHQIIRSPHEVPAAWARSRAVMAESAQLGFAELHVAEADAHYVVERIVTGTASDWFDEPGWGDYVSVEGVVTDGVFRPVCLSGRMPTVEPFTERASITPALLAQDAQDRIVDLARRAVDALGLRDCGTHTEIKLGADGEMWLIETAARFGGAMTVPQIEEVFGLDLVGMLVDHLLGRPVAWPERALGPAQARGAAGSLVVLAVDGRGRAWPDRRVWDFGAVSADVALSRGSRLSVVPESSLPDGSAVPVYDPAAGANTMAALCLLSAADARTVLRDFETLVDALPRVLPAARPQEVSV from the coding sequence GTGCATGCCAAGGGTGGTCCGCCGCTCGGTCACGTCCTGTCCCGGACGGCCGCGAAGGCGGAGGTGCACCTGCTGGCGCTCAGCGCTCTTCCTCCCGCCGTGGCAGGTTCCGCCCGCAGACTGTGCGCCTCGGTCGTGACGCCGGCCGACGCGCACCGCGCCGACCTGGTGTCCCTGATCGTCGCGCGGGCCGAGGCCGTGGGCGCGGACGCGGTGCTCACCTTCTCCGAGTACGCGGTCGTGGCCGTCGCCGAGGCGTGCGAGGCGCTCGGGCTCGCGGGGGCGGGCGGCGCCTCCGCGCTCGCCCGCGACAAGCGGCTGATGCGCCGCACCTGGCGGCAACACGGTTTGCCGCAGCCGGAGTTCCGTCCCGTGGACACCGAGGCCGACCTGCTCGCGGCGGCGCGCGCCTTGCCGGGACCGCTGCTGCTCAAGGCGGCCTGGAGCGCCGGGTCCACCGCGCACCAGATCATCCGTTCCCCGCACGAGGTGCCGGCCGCCTGGGCCCGCTCCCGTGCCGTGATGGCCGAATCGGCCCAACTGGGCTTCGCCGAGCTGCATGTGGCCGAGGCCGACGCGCACTACGTGGTCGAGCGGATCGTCACCGGCACCGCGTCGGACTGGTTCGACGAGCCCGGCTGGGGCGACTACGTGAGCGTCGAGGGCGTCGTGACGGACGGCGTCTTCCGCCCGGTGTGCCTCAGCGGGCGGATGCCCACGGTCGAGCCGTTCACCGAGCGCGCGAGCATCACCCCCGCCCTGCTCGCCCAGGACGCCCAGGACCGGATCGTGGACCTGGCCCGCCGCGCGGTCGACGCGCTCGGCCTGCGCGACTGCGGGACCCACACCGAGATCAAGCTGGGCGCCGACGGCGAGATGTGGCTGATCGAGACGGCCGCCCGGTTCGGGGGCGCGATGACCGTGCCGCAGATCGAGGAGGTCTTCGGGCTCGACCTCGTCGGCATGCTCGTCGACCACCTCCTCGGACGCCCGGTCGCGTGGCCCGAGCGGGCCCTCGGCCCGGCGCAGGCGCGCGGCGCGGCGGGCTCCCTCGTCGTCCTCGCGGTCGACGGCCGCGGCCGGGCCTGGCCGGACCGCAGGGTCTGGGACTTCGGCGCCGTCTCGGCGGACGTCGCCCTCAGCCGGGGCAGCCGCCTGTCGGTGGTCCCGGAGAGTTCGCTCCCCGACGGCAGTGCCGTGCCGGTGTACGACCCGGCCGCCGGCGCCAACACCATGGCGGCCCTGTGCCTGCTCTCCGCCGCCGACGCGCGGACCGTGCTCCGCGACTTCGAGACCCTGGTGGACGCCCTGCCCCGGGTGCTGCCCGCCGCCCGGCCGCAGGAGGTGTCGGTATGA
- a CDS encoding PEP/pyruvate-binding domain-containing protein produces MTAQPLTGAAEPAADRTVVGENLSLPLFRTLSGVLAGHPYLKVVVDRAENTWHLLDTAAHPFHVNYIATRVLGMDLAALDADLDAFNASVYTDPGRRFLLGVLSLHTDEDTDGRERTFLVLETTEADTMHGELLAFFYEFVRARVDGRLPLLLKPANHGQEEELAAISEQRVPRILSHELFGSRTRTPLNPGEAVGRLRYFRTHDEYAAYAAAGAGLGWADIVAMPCLPDDVPRVAGFLNTAPITPLSHTNVLASGWGIPNAIVRDLDELVEKDGLDGAWVRYRVREDGISLERLDHEPDLRAPAWHQQRIRLDPPLLEDVPVLALHRLRAADRDRYGTKAAHLGELHHVLDSRTADLTAFYGRPRPPREDLYGHLAARLGLDAPSSAELRAAAADFVAATVGAPEGVALPFALQQHFLASSPAIQQGIGKLKMALELDAGDVLDSLCLQLQHLIRHTPVPEPVARQIGHALPAPAGPDGRLVVRSSSNAEDLPGFSAAGVYDSVITARGAGELLDAVRQVWASLLSPRSVRLRHQVGISLDDTYMGVIVQEYVPASLGGVLVTCDPTRRQDFRNVYLNCFPGSPEQVVEGSVLPQQYLYNTVEGGGRTVSLGSRGRELSAATRARLADLCLTGRLLQSHFSASDVDRPLDIEWLMTDRGDFRLVQIRPYAL; encoded by the coding sequence ATGACCGCCCAACCGCTCACCGGCGCCGCCGAACCGGCCGCGGACCGCACGGTCGTCGGCGAGAACCTGTCCCTGCCGCTCTTCCGTACGCTCTCCGGCGTCCTGGCGGGACACCCGTACCTCAAGGTCGTCGTCGACCGTGCCGAGAACACCTGGCACCTGCTCGACACCGCCGCGCACCCCTTCCACGTCAACTACATCGCCACCCGCGTCCTGGGCATGGACCTGGCCGCGCTCGACGCGGACCTCGACGCCTTCAACGCGTCCGTCTACACGGACCCCGGGCGCCGCTTTCTGCTCGGCGTGCTGTCGCTGCACACCGACGAGGACACGGACGGCCGCGAACGCACGTTCCTCGTCCTGGAGACGACCGAGGCCGACACCATGCACGGTGAACTCCTCGCGTTCTTCTACGAGTTCGTGCGCGCACGGGTCGACGGCAGGCTACCGCTGCTCCTCAAGCCCGCCAACCACGGGCAGGAGGAGGAGCTGGCGGCGATCAGCGAACAGCGGGTGCCGCGCATCCTCAGCCACGAGCTCTTCGGCTCCCGGACCCGTACGCCGCTCAACCCCGGCGAGGCCGTCGGGCGGCTGCGGTACTTCCGTACCCACGACGAGTACGCGGCGTACGCGGCGGCGGGGGCCGGGCTCGGCTGGGCGGACATCGTGGCCATGCCCTGTCTGCCGGACGACGTCCCCCGGGTCGCCGGGTTCCTCAACACCGCGCCGATCACCCCGCTCTCGCACACCAACGTCCTCGCCTCCGGCTGGGGCATACCCAACGCGATCGTGCGCGACCTGGACGAGCTCGTCGAGAAGGACGGCCTGGACGGCGCGTGGGTCCGCTACCGGGTCCGCGAGGACGGGATATCCCTCGAACGGCTCGACCACGAACCCGACCTGCGGGCCCCGGCCTGGCACCAGCAGCGCATCCGCCTCGACCCGCCGCTGCTCGAGGACGTCCCCGTGCTGGCCCTGCACCGGCTGCGCGCCGCCGACCGCGACCGCTACGGCACCAAGGCGGCCCACCTCGGCGAGCTGCACCACGTGCTCGACAGCCGTACGGCCGACCTGACCGCCTTCTACGGGCGGCCCCGCCCGCCGCGCGAGGACCTCTACGGGCACCTCGCGGCCCGCCTCGGCCTGGACGCCCCCTCCTCCGCCGAACTGCGCGCCGCGGCGGCCGACTTCGTGGCCGCGACGGTCGGCGCCCCCGAAGGCGTGGCGCTGCCGTTCGCGCTCCAGCAGCACTTCCTGGCCTCCTCCCCCGCCATCCAGCAGGGCATCGGCAAGCTCAAGATGGCCCTCGAACTCGACGCCGGCGACGTCCTGGACTCGCTCTGCCTCCAGCTCCAGCACCTGATCCGGCACACCCCCGTCCCCGAACCGGTCGCCCGGCAGATCGGCCACGCCCTGCCCGCTCCCGCCGGCCCGGACGGGCGCCTGGTGGTGCGCTCCTCGTCCAACGCCGAGGACCTGCCGGGGTTCTCCGCGGCGGGCGTCTACGACTCCGTCATCACCGCCCGCGGCGCCGGCGAACTCCTGGACGCCGTACGCCAGGTGTGGGCCTCGCTGCTCTCGCCGCGCAGTGTGCGCCTCCGCCACCAGGTCGGCATCTCCCTGGACGACACCTACATGGGCGTCATCGTGCAGGAGTACGTGCCCGCCTCGCTCGGCGGCGTCCTGGTGACCTGCGATCCGACCCGCCGCCAGGACTTCCGCAACGTCTACCTCAACTGCTTCCCCGGCTCCCCGGAGCAGGTGGTCGAGGGCTCGGTCCTGCCGCAGCAGTACCTGTACAACACCGTGGAGGGCGGCGGCCGTACCGTCTCCCTGGGCTCCCGGGGCCGCGAGCTCTCCGCCGCCACCCGGGCCCGGCTCGCCGACCTGTGCCTGACCGGGCGGCTCCTGCAGTCCCACTTCAGCGCGTCCGACGTGGACCGGCCGCTGGATATCGAGTGGCTGATGACCGACCGGGGCGACTTCCGGCTGGTCCAGATCCGCCCGTACGCGCTGTGA
- a CDS encoding MFS transporter, protein MRADTGRRAAGTGLTATARRVIRLNYGFQLLFNLLWWMPVFYAYQKEAGLSDGQIFGIQSIYYVAFCLFEIPTGLIADRIGTRNCLRAGAVVMTAANLAPVLSASYTGFLVHFLAIAAGRSLTSGAASAYLYDGLRAEKCDEHYMRAEGTARALGLVAKVVCWPLVGPLMAVAHPAPYVLSAASAAGSLACAVALPRLAGTGGGTERAGGGRGGGAFLRDAGAALRCVASSRWLALLMVQGVAVFTLSRICQVNLFQPILLDHGIGEASHGSVMAAMTVAEAVASARPQWLSRRLSPVAWVSVLSLALAVALAAMTFGGPWAVVALLCLFAAATGFAYPVQRKLVNDAVPADAPRATLLSVESIVDRAVCALAAIAVGAYLAAGRLDALLWHSALATALLIGVLHLLLRGGAVRRGSAGRGVRPAGPGGTPAGAAGRPDTTRTRARKPL, encoded by the coding sequence GTGAGGGCGGACACCGGCCGACGGGCGGCGGGCACCGGCCTCACCGCCACCGCCCGCCGGGTCATCCGGCTCAACTACGGCTTCCAGCTGCTGTTCAACCTGCTGTGGTGGATGCCGGTGTTCTACGCCTACCAGAAGGAGGCCGGGCTCTCGGACGGGCAGATCTTCGGCATCCAGAGCATCTACTACGTGGCCTTCTGCCTGTTCGAGATCCCGACGGGCCTGATCGCCGACCGGATCGGCACCCGCAACTGCCTGCGGGCCGGCGCGGTGGTCATGACCGCGGCGAACCTGGCCCCGGTGCTCAGCGCCTCCTACACCGGCTTCCTCGTCCACTTCCTGGCCATCGCCGCGGGCCGTTCGCTCACCTCGGGGGCGGCCAGCGCCTACCTGTACGACGGCCTGCGTGCCGAGAAGTGCGACGAGCACTACATGAGGGCGGAGGGCACCGCCCGGGCGCTGGGGCTGGTGGCGAAGGTCGTGTGCTGGCCGCTGGTCGGGCCCCTGATGGCCGTGGCGCACCCGGCCCCGTACGTGCTCAGCGCCGCCAGCGCGGCGGGCTCCCTCGCCTGCGCCGTCGCCCTGCCCCGCCTCGCGGGCACGGGCGGCGGCACGGAGAGGGCGGGCGGAGGACGCGGGGGCGGGGCGTTCCTGCGGGACGCGGGGGCCGCGCTGCGCTGTGTCGCCTCCTCGCGGTGGCTGGCCCTGCTGATGGTGCAGGGCGTCGCGGTCTTCACGCTCTCGCGGATCTGCCAGGTCAACCTCTTCCAGCCGATCCTGCTGGACCACGGCATCGGGGAAGCCTCGCACGGCAGTGTGATGGCGGCGATGACGGTGGCGGAGGCGGTGGCGTCGGCCCGTCCGCAGTGGCTGAGCCGCCGTCTGTCACCGGTCGCCTGGGTCTCGGTCCTCAGCCTCGCGCTGGCGGTCGCCCTGGCGGCCATGACGTTCGGCGGGCCGTGGGCCGTCGTCGCGCTGCTCTGCCTGTTCGCCGCCGCGACCGGCTTCGCGTACCCCGTCCAGCGCAAGCTGGTGAACGACGCGGTGCCCGCGGACGCCCCGCGCGCCACGCTGCTCTCGGTCGAGAGCATCGTGGACCGCGCGGTGTGCGCCCTGGCCGCGATCGCCGTGGGCGCCTATCTCGCCGCCGGGCGCCTGGACGCCCTGCTGTGGCACAGTGCGCTCGCCACGGCACTGCTGATCGGAGTCCTCCACCTGCTGCTGCGCGGCGGGGCGGTCAGGCGGGGGAGCGCCGGCCGAGGAGTTCGACCAGCCGGACCGGGAGGAACGCCGGCCGGT
- a CDS encoding MSMEG_6728 family protein, whose translation MQTFLPYSGFTRSAEVLDPPRLGKQRVEALQVLRGLTVPGYGWRHHPAVRMWTGYEEALVRYGLDVCAVWVAKGHADTCATTLATDFSRHRPGAPVRAQDELADDDELPPWLGDPAFHRSHQSALVRKAPEIYSPLFPGVPDNLPYVWPTSDRAPA comes from the coding sequence GTGCAGACCTTCCTCCCGTACTCCGGCTTCACCCGCTCGGCCGAGGTCCTGGACCCGCCCCGCCTGGGCAAGCAGCGCGTCGAGGCGCTGCAGGTGCTGCGCGGCCTGACCGTGCCCGGCTACGGATGGCGGCACCACCCCGCGGTGCGCATGTGGACCGGCTACGAGGAGGCCCTGGTCCGCTACGGCCTCGACGTGTGCGCGGTATGGGTGGCGAAGGGACACGCCGACACCTGCGCCACCACCCTGGCCACCGACTTCTCCCGGCACCGCCCCGGCGCCCCCGTACGCGCCCAGGACGAACTCGCCGACGACGACGAGCTGCCGCCCTGGCTGGGAGACCCGGCCTTCCACCGCAGCCACCAGTCGGCACTGGTCCGCAAGGCGCCGGAGATCTACTCCCCCCTCTTCCCGGGCGTCCCCGACAACCTGCCCTACGTCTGGCCGACCTCCGACCGCGCCCCGGCCTGA